The Limnothrix sp. FACHB-406 genome contains a region encoding:
- the cofH gene encoding 7,8-didemethyl-8-hydroxy-5-deazariboflavin synthase subunit CofH yields MMASIAPSPAQLAAFDQALERALAGALLSPSEGLVLLETAYQSKDSAPRDRLRSVADQLRQRQAGETVTYVINRNINFTNICEQHCNFCAFRRDADQAGAYWLDRAQILEKAADAVARGATEICMQGGLNPEAKYQGRSLDYYLQLVRSIKDTFPQLHLHAFSPQEVQFIAREDGLSFAAVIGALRDAGVGSMPGTAAEVLVDSVRRILCPEKINSATWLEIVETAHRLGLPTTSTLLSGHIETPAEQIAHLEHLRLLQQRSRDRGDRGITEFILLPFVGQDAPPTLRRRVGRDQPILIDALILMAVARLYLGPVIANHQPSWVKLGLAGATEALRWGCNDLGGTLMEEHITTMAGATGGTCQSPEDLRGAIAALGRPARQRDTLYEAIDGPINGTTDPAIDRAIDPSRSAA; encoded by the coding sequence ATGATGGCTTCGATCGCCCCATCCCCCGCCCAGTTGGCAGCATTTGACCAGGCCTTGGAACGGGCTTTGGCCGGTGCGTTGTTGTCGCCCTCTGAAGGGTTGGTGTTGCTGGAAACGGCCTATCAATCCAAGGATTCGGCCCCGCGCGATCGACTGCGATCGGTGGCGGATCAGCTTCGGCAACGGCAAGCGGGCGAAACAGTCACTTACGTGATCAACCGAAATATTAATTTCACCAATATCTGCGAGCAGCATTGCAATTTCTGTGCGTTTCGGCGGGATGCGGATCAGGCGGGGGCCTATTGGCTCGATCGGGCGCAAATTTTGGAAAAAGCCGCCGACGCGGTGGCCCGGGGAGCCACAGAAATTTGTATGCAAGGGGGACTGAACCCCGAGGCGAAATATCAGGGGCGATCGCTGGATTACTACTTGCAACTGGTGCGATCGATTAAAGACACCTTTCCCCAACTGCATCTGCACGCCTTTTCGCCCCAAGAAGTGCAGTTCATTGCCCGAGAAGATGGCCTGTCCTTTGCGGCTGTGATTGGGGCCCTGCGAGATGCGGGGGTGGGGTCAATGCCCGGCACGGCGGCGGAGGTGTTGGTGGATTCGGTGCGGCGGATTTTGTGCCCGGAAAAAATCAACAGTGCCACTTGGTTGGAGATTGTGGAAACGGCCCATCGCCTGGGATTGCCCACTACCAGCACCCTGCTCTCGGGTCACATTGAAACCCCCGCTGAACAAATCGCCCATTTGGAACACCTACGATTGCTCCAGCAACGATCGCGCGATCGGGGCGATCGGGGCATCACGGAGTTTATTCTGCTGCCCTTTGTGGGCCAGGATGCGCCACCGACCTTGCGGCGACGGGTGGGCCGCGATCAACCAATTCTGATCGATGCCCTGATTTTGATGGCCGTGGCGCGGCTATACCTGGGCCCGGTGATTGCCAACCACCAGCCCAGTTGGGTGAAGTTGGGTCTGGCGGGAGCCACCGAAGCCCTGCGCTGGGGTTGCAATGATTTGGGCGGAACCCTGATGGAAGAGCACATCACCACCATGGCCGGAGCCACGGGCGGGACTTGCCAAAGCCCGGAGGATTTGCGTGGGGCGATCGCTGCCTTGGGCCGACCGGCTCGCCAACGGGACACCCTCTATGAGGCGATCGACGGCCCAATCAATGGGACAACTGATCCAGCCATCGACAGGGCGATCGATCCTTCCCGATCGGCCGCATAA
- a CDS encoding helix-turn-helix transcriptional regulator → MLAQATPPGLPDTQPTDVLLGQIEAELTRSLVYQQAIASLQDLLGESAEAARRALVTVGREAARLALRRSQSMAVPIALQEPMTPAAGLAIARQQAGAIGLWPDPAMVPAPTDNPFDLPELLMNVFEGTWATPDYQNTATQQPIIDATPQGKAPRKAGLNGSRLNDADLSDSGLNHSGPNHSGLNHSPLNDAAPRPLSSSLSNPRSVVAITLPEMDPMDWDESLRAMGRTLAEVRQQLGFNLEQIHVRTHIPLRHLQAIESGDLSRLPEQIYVRGFVQRMAEALGLDGKALAAALPRTESVAVVPDWSQRDRNTNPALELKPWHLYAGYGVMVASGLAWVSHAAPGASSQPLKPVILDREAVVSPPTKADQPQSAPATEAETLDSFIAPPEATR, encoded by the coding sequence ATGCTTGCTCAAGCCACACCGCCAGGGTTACCAGATACCCAACCAACGGATGTTTTGTTGGGGCAAATTGAAGCGGAACTAACGCGCAGTTTGGTTTATCAGCAGGCGATCGCCTCCTTGCAGGATTTGTTGGGTGAATCGGCGGAGGCGGCGCGGCGAGCGTTGGTGACGGTGGGCCGAGAGGCGGCGCGGCTTGCATTGCGCCGTAGCCAGTCGATGGCTGTGCCGATCGCCCTGCAAGAGCCAATGACCCCGGCCGCCGGTTTAGCGATCGCCCGCCAACAGGCCGGGGCGATTGGTCTTTGGCCGGATCCCGCTATGGTTCCGGCTCCCACTGACAACCCTTTTGATTTGCCTGAGTTGTTGATGAACGTGTTTGAAGGAACTTGGGCCACGCCGGATTACCAGAACACCGCTACCCAGCAGCCGATCATTGATGCCACACCCCAGGGCAAAGCGCCCCGGAAGGCAGGGTTAAACGGGTCAAGGCTAAATGATGCAGATTTGAGCGATTCAGGGCTGAATCATTCAGGGCCGAATCACTCGGGACTGAATCATTCACCGCTCAACGATGCAGCGCCCAGACCCTTGAGCAGTTCCCTGAGCAATCCCCGATCGGTCGTCGCCATTACCCTACCGGAGATGGATCCAATGGATTGGGATGAGAGTTTGCGGGCCATGGGTCGCACCTTGGCCGAGGTTCGGCAACAGTTGGGCTTCAACTTGGAACAAATCCATGTGCGCACCCACATTCCTTTGCGCCATTTACAGGCAATCGAGTCCGGCGACCTGAGCCGCTTACCGGAGCAGATTTATGTGCGTGGTTTTGTGCAGCGGATGGCGGAAGCGTTGGGCCTGGATGGCAAGGCATTGGCGGCCGCGTTGCCCCGCACAGAATCGGTGGCGGTGGTTCCCGATTGGTCGCAGCGCGATCGCAACACCAACCCTGCTTTGGAACTGAAGCCTTGGCATCTCTACGCGGGCTATGGGGTGATGGTGGCCAGTGGGTTGGCTTGGGTTTCCCACGCGGCTCCTGGTGCCAGCTCGCAACCGCTCAAGCCGGTGATTCTCGATCGCGAAGCGGTGGTGTCTCCGCCCACCAAGGCCGACCAGCCCCAATCTGCTCCCGCCACCGAGGCCGAAACCCTGGACTCTTTCATTGCTCCGCCGGAAGCCACGCGCTAG
- a CDS encoding branched-chain amino acid ABC transporter permease, with product MDLQLVQFLINGVAVGCIIALASVGLTLTYGILRLSNFAHGDLMTLGAYLAWVANSAGVNIWLAIALGAVGTIGVSLLSEVAIWQPMRQRRANSTTLIIISIGVALFLRNAIVLIWGGNNQNYDLPVVAAFDLWGLKVKFYNIVVVGLAALAIAGLHYLLQNTKVGKAMRAVADDVDLARVTGINVDWVVLWTWIIAAGLTALGGGMYGLLTAVRPNMGWFLIVPMFASVILGGIGNPYGAIVGGLAIGIAQEVSTYWLPTEYKMAVALVMMVLVLLVRPQGLFRGTT from the coding sequence ATGGATCTGCAACTGGTTCAGTTTCTAATTAACGGGGTCGCCGTCGGCTGCATCATTGCCCTTGCCTCCGTGGGTTTAACCCTCACCTACGGCATTTTGCGCTTGTCAAACTTCGCCCATGGGGACTTGATGACCCTCGGAGCCTATCTGGCTTGGGTCGCCAACAGCGCGGGGGTAAATATTTGGCTGGCGATCGCCCTCGGAGCCGTGGGAACCATTGGCGTGTCCCTGCTGAGCGAAGTGGCGATTTGGCAACCCATGCGCCAACGCCGGGCCAACTCCACCACCTTGATCATCATCTCGATCGGGGTGGCCTTGTTCCTTCGTAACGCGATCGTCCTGATTTGGGGCGGCAACAACCAAAACTATGACCTGCCCGTGGTTGCTGCCTTTGACCTGTGGGGGCTGAAGGTCAAGTTTTACAACATTGTGGTGGTAGGTTTGGCGGCCCTGGCGATCGCCGGTTTGCATTACCTCCTGCAAAACACCAAGGTCGGCAAGGCCATGCGGGCTGTGGCCGATGACGTGGACTTAGCACGGGTGACCGGCATCAACGTGGATTGGGTGGTGCTGTGGACTTGGATCATTGCCGCTGGTCTGACGGCTTTGGGTGGCGGCATGTATGGACTGCTAACGGCCGTGCGACCCAACATGGGCTGGTTTTTGATTGTGCCGATGTTTGCCTCGGTAATTTTGGGCGGCATTGGCAATCCCTACGGGGCGATCGTGGGTGGCCTGGCGATCGGGATTGCCCAGGAAGTCAGCACCTATTGGCTGCCCACGGAATACAAGATGGCTGTGGCCTTGGTGATGATGGTTTTGGTGCTGCTGGTGCGGCCGCAAGGTCTGTTTCGGGGCACAACTTAA
- a CDS encoding heavy-metal-associated domain-containing protein produces MTLQFTVPSMACASCAAAITRAVQEVDPQATVQGDPATKQVIVETQSAEGTIREAIEAAGFPVS; encoded by the coding sequence ATGACACTGCAATTTACGGTTCCTAGCATGGCCTGTGCTTCCTGTGCGGCGGCCATTACCCGCGCGGTGCAAGAAGTGGATCCCCAAGCGACGGTGCAGGGCGATCCGGCCACCAAGCAGGTGATTGTGGAAACCCAGTCGGCAGAAGGCACGATCCGCGAGGCGATCGAGGCGGCGGGCTTTCCAGTGAGCTAA
- a CDS encoding phosphodiester glycosidase family protein, which yields MARIGVTTVQSKQAHSRSSRRGYGRSGQQFDSTGSGRWWLGVGGAIVLGWGAMPGLAQTAPQPRMQAASLKSVAPIALPSAASGPMGSESANSELAAELAKASEKPANFGSMGSVSNGSVSNGSELTGSESLSEADSLLPLSVIAQVAAGAETSTQITVNGRSIPNSWASWARWSENGQTRIGLSDGAIAQLVGADLLDTNAPDRQPIQWFSPMPVTLAARQIGAFRYLDITDWARDRGWQLRPNGSTLDITAAVSTLRTLRQGNQAWGPRYVLDFDRPTAVQLEEDGSTLIVALDARSALPPNSSTLDITAAGNRTIIRIPIPSGSRPRAFTLVQPDRLVIDLRPDWLPSRSIAWANGLTWRQQYLSLGSARFPVQWLELNPRQPGLRLRPLPPNAAGQTGIAPLVQTIRQWEAPAGINGGYFNRNTQLPLGALRRDGRWLSGPILGRGAVGWNDAGQFLFDRLQLREQISAGSQNWTLTTLNSGYIQGGIARYTSDWGSSYKTLSDGELGILVQGDRVAQQLTGGPAGSSNFPIPANGYLLVARSLSSVAAALPVGTTVRLQSSSNPSGFDGLPQIVAAGPLMLQNGQIVLDAKREGFSDAFIVELAARSGFGQTADGRLLVVAVQNRVGGRGPSLSEMAQLMRQMGIVNGVNLDGGSSTTLVVGGRIVDRPSRSAARVHGALGIFLNSP from the coding sequence ATGGCAAGAATTGGGGTGACAACGGTGCAGAGCAAGCAAGCACACAGTCGATCGAGCCGACGTGGCTATGGGCGATCGGGTCAGCAATTCGACTCAACAGGCTCGGGCCGCTGGTGGCTGGGCGTGGGTGGGGCGATCGTCCTGGGGTGGGGGGCAATGCCTGGCCTGGCCCAAACGGCTCCCCAACCCCGAATGCAAGCCGCTAGCCTGAAGTCCGTTGCACCGATCGCCTTACCCAGTGCAGCATCCGGGCCCATGGGTTCTGAGTCCGCCAATTCTGAATTAGCCGCTGAATTAGCAAAAGCATCTGAAAAACCCGCAAATTTTGGATCGATGGGTTCTGTGTCAAACGGTTCTGTGTCAAACGGTTCTGAACTCACCGGTTCCGAGTCCTTGAGCGAAGCCGATTCCCTGTTGCCGCTGTCGGTGATTGCCCAAGTGGCGGCCGGGGCGGAAACCAGCACCCAAATCACGGTGAATGGCCGATCGATTCCCAACAGTTGGGCCAGTTGGGCCCGCTGGAGCGAGAACGGCCAAACCCGCATTGGCCTATCCGACGGGGCGATCGCCCAGTTGGTGGGGGCTGATTTGCTGGATACCAATGCGCCCGATCGCCAGCCAATTCAGTGGTTTTCGCCCATGCCCGTGACCCTGGCGGCTCGGCAAATTGGTGCTTTTCGCTATTTGGACATTACCGATTGGGCCCGCGATCGGGGGTGGCAGTTGCGGCCCAACGGCAGCACCCTGGACATCACCGCCGCCGTTTCCACCCTCCGCACCTTGCGCCAAGGCAATCAGGCTTGGGGCCCGCGCTATGTGTTGGACTTCGATCGGCCCACGGCGGTGCAACTGGAAGAAGACGGCAGCACCCTGATCGTGGCCCTCGATGCCCGATCGGCCCTGCCGCCCAACAGCAGCACCCTCGACATCACCGCCGCCGGAAACCGCACCATCATCCGGATTCCCATTCCCAGCGGATCGCGGCCCAGGGCGTTCACCCTGGTGCAGCCCGATCGACTGGTGATTGATCTGCGGCCCGATTGGCTCCCCAGCCGCTCGATCGCCTGGGCCAACGGTCTCACCTGGCGGCAACAATACCTCAGCCTTGGGTCTGCCCGGTTTCCGGTGCAGTGGCTGGAGCTAAACCCGCGCCAACCGGGTCTGCGGCTGCGGCCCCTGCCGCCCAATGCGGCCGGCCAAACGGGCATTGCCCCCCTTGTGCAAACCATCCGCCAGTGGGAAGCGCCCGCTGGTATCAATGGCGGTTACTTCAACCGCAACACCCAACTGCCCTTGGGGGCCCTGCGGCGCGATGGCCGGTGGCTGTCGGGGCCGATCTTGGGTCGTGGGGCCGTGGGTTGGAATGATGCGGGGCAATTTTTGTTCGATCGCCTGCAACTGCGGGAGCAAATCAGCGCTGGCAGCCAAAATTGGACACTCACCACCCTCAACAGTGGCTACATCCAAGGGGGCATCGCTCGCTACACCAGCGATTGGGGCAGCAGCTACAAAACCCTCAGCGATGGGGAATTAGGCATTTTGGTGCAGGGCGATCGGGTGGCGCAACAGCTCACGGGGGGCCCGGCCGGCAGCAGCAATTTTCCGATTCCGGCCAATGGCTATCTGCTCGTGGCGCGATCGCTCTCCAGCGTGGCGGCGGCCCTGCCTGTGGGAACCACTGTGCGGTTACAAAGCAGCAGCAACCCTAGCGGCTTTGACGGCTTACCCCAGATTGTTGCCGCTGGCCCTTTGATGCTGCAAAACGGGCAAATTGTCTTGGATGCCAAACGCGAAGGCTTCAGCGATGCCTTCATTGTGGAGTTGGCGGCACGCAGTGGCTTTGGACAAACGGCTGATGGTCGGTTGTTGGTGGTGGCTGTGCAAAATCGCGTGGGCGGTCGCGGCCCGTCGCTCTCGGAAATGGCGCAATTAATGCGGCAAATGGGGATTGTGAACGGGGTGAACCTCGATGGCGGCAGTTCCACCACGTTGGTTGTGGGTGGGCGGATTGTCGATCGCCCGTCCCGCAGCGCGGCCCGAGTGCATGGTGCGCTGGGCATCTTCCTCAACAGCCCCTAG
- a CDS encoding DUF790 family protein yields MLPSELLIHRRRGEQIIPKRLPLGPEHLSQAQATIAQFQAAVGQPKLQLDRTLAELEGTSPDFKVQRGFAHLLESGFSTFEVVSPIEPLALRQRVFALANAQPPSRDRAGAVWEQVARELSMEGDREVLPSELQQSLYADLPQNRILTQFDPPTPEALIHRYNLSQVQGIFYRASHLKIDAYRNDPGEYKLLFRYLKLFQLMTYIEGDEDTGFTISVDGPASLFKASTRYGLSLAKAIPALLHVTKWRATATLQDPDPLTRSPQERFYELTADCSLVSHYPAGKPFDSLIEESFAKRWESTKTDWRLEREVNLIPIPGSVAIPDFRLVHPDGRSWILEIVGYWRPDYLRKKFAQVIKADRPDWVLAISERLNLEKAGLDARQLPAKVIWFKDRLAPKAVLEAIGETDP; encoded by the coding sequence ATGCTGCCATCGGAGCTATTAATTCATCGACGACGCGGCGAACAAATTATCCCGAAGCGCTTGCCTTTGGGCCCAGAGCACCTCAGCCAAGCCCAGGCCACAATCGCCCAATTTCAAGCGGCCGTGGGTCAGCCTAAATTGCAACTCGATCGCACCTTGGCTGAACTAGAAGGCACTAGCCCAGATTTCAAAGTGCAGCGAGGATTTGCGCATTTGTTGGAATCGGGATTTTCGACCTTTGAAGTGGTCAGCCCGATCGAGCCGTTGGCCCTCCGTCAGCGGGTCTTTGCCTTGGCCAATGCTCAGCCTCCCAGCCGCGATCGCGCTGGGGCCGTTTGGGAACAGGTGGCCCGGGAGTTGTCCATGGAGGGCGATCGGGAAGTTTTGCCCTCGGAATTGCAGCAATCTTTATATGCTGATTTGCCCCAAAACCGAATTTTGACGCAATTTGATCCTCCCACCCCCGAAGCCCTGATTCATCGCTATAACCTGTCCCAAGTTCAGGGAATTTTCTATCGTGCAAGTCACCTAAAAATTGATGCCTATCGCAATGATCCCGGTGAGTATAAATTGCTCTTTCGCTATTTAAAACTCTTTCAGTTAATGACCTATATTGAAGGCGATGAAGATACGGGATTTACGATTAGTGTGGATGGGCCCGCCAGTTTGTTCAAAGCCAGCACGCGCTATGGTTTATCGCTGGCAAAGGCGATCCCAGCCCTGTTGCATGTGACGAAATGGCGGGCAACGGCCACCTTGCAGGATCCCGATCCCCTCACCCGATCGCCCCAAGAACGGTTCTATGAACTGACGGCAGATTGCAGCTTAGTCAGTCACTATCCAGCCGGTAAACCCTTTGACAGCTTAATTGAAGAATCTTTTGCCAAGCGCTGGGAAAGCACCAAAACCGATTGGAGGCTGGAACGCGAAGTGAACCTGATTCCCATTCCTGGCAGCGTGGCCATTCCGGATTTTCGGTTGGTGCATCCCGATGGGCGATCGTGGATCTTAGAAATTGTGGGCTATTGGCGACCGGACTATCTGCGCAAAAAGTTTGCCCAGGTGATCAAGGCCGATCGCCCCGATTGGGTTTTGGCCATTTCCGAGCGCTTAAACCTAGAAAAGGCGGGTCTCGATGCACGCCAACTACCCGCCAAGGTGATTTGGTTCAAGGATCGGTTGGCTCCCAAGGCGGTTTTAGAGGCGATCGGGGAAACCGATCCCTAG